A window from Vigna angularis cultivar LongXiaoDou No.4 chromosome 7, ASM1680809v1, whole genome shotgun sequence encodes these proteins:
- the LOC108337563 gene encoding protein trichome birefringence-like 33 has translation MKAPLSGSSSILRGKGRLSPYLFTLIAFILFVAILYGEDFMCVFDEHLQSYSYSDKPSSTTQRVKQHKVPFAVGKTEEGCDIFSGSWVRDELNRPLYEESECPYIQPQLTCQEHGRPDKDYQHWRWQPHHCDLPKFNASLVLETLRGKRMMFVGDSLNRGQYVSFVCLLHKLIPNDEKSMETFDSLTVFTAKEYNTTIEFYWAPFLLESNSDNAVIHRISDRIVRKGSINKHGKNWKGVDIVVFNTYLWWMTGLKMKVLLGSFDDEVKEIVELSTEDAYRMAMKSMLRWVRLNMDPKKTRVFFTSMSPSHGKSIDWGDEEGGNCYNETSLIDDRSYWGSDCRKSIMEVIGEVFSKSKVPITFLNITQLSSYRRDAHTSIYKKQWSPLTPEQLANPVSYADCVHWCLPGLQDTWNELLFAKFFYP, from the exons ATGAAGGCACCATTATCAGGTTCTTCTTCCATTCTGAGAGGCAAGGGACGTCTCTCTCCATACCTTTTCACACTTATAGCTTTCATCCTCTTCGTTGCCATTCTTTATGGCGAAGACTTCATGTGCGTCTTCGACGAACACCTCCAAAGCTACTCTTATTCTGACAAACCCTCTTCCACAACTC aaagagtgaaACAACATAAGGTGCCGTTTGCGGTGGGAAAAACAGAGGAAGGATGTGACATCTTCAGTGGAAGTTGGGTTCGAGACGAGTTGAATCGACCATTGTACGAGGAATCAGAATGTCCATACATTCAACCACAATTAACTTGCCAAGAACATGGACGACCCGATAAGGATTATCAACACTGGAGATGGCAACCACATCATTGTGATCTTCCTAA ATTCAATGCTAGTTTGGTGCTTGAAACACTTCGAGGAAAAAGGATGATGTTTGTTGGTGATTCTCTTAATCGCGGTCAATACGTCTCTTTTGTATGCCTTCTCCATAAACTCATTCCTAATGATGAAAAATCAATGGAAACCTTTGATTCACTCACAGTGTTCACTGCAAAG GAATACAATACCACAATTGAGTTCTATTGGGCACCTTTTCTTCTTGAATCAAACTCAGACAATGCTGTCATTCATAGAATATCTGATAGGATTGTTAGAAAAGGTTCAATCAATAAGCATGGCAAGAATTGGAAAGGTGTTGACATTGTAGTATTCAACACCTATCTTTGGTGGATGACCGGTTTGAAGATGAAAGTAtt ACTTGGATCTTTCGATGATGAAGTAAAAGAGATTGTTGAGCTCTCAACAGAGGATGCGTATCGCATGGCTATGAAAAGTATGCTTAGATGGGTTAGGTTGAACATGGATCCGAAGAAAACTAGAGTGTTTTTCACAAGCATGTCACCTTCCCATGGAAA GAGCATAGATTGGGGAGATGAAGAAGGAGGAAATTGTTACAATGAAACAAGTTTAATTGATGATCGAAGCTATTGGGGCTCAGATTGTAGGAAGAGTATAATGGAAGTAATTGGAGAAGTGTTTAGCAAATCTAAAGTGCCTATTACGTTTTTGAACATCACACAATTGTCCAGTTATCGTAGAGATGCACACACTTCAATATATAAGAAACAATGGAGTCCATTGACTCCAGAGCAATTAGCAAACCCTGTTAGTTATGCTGATTGTGTACATTGGTGTTTACCTGGCCTTCAAGATACTTGGAATGAGCTTCTGTTTGCCAAGTTCTTTTATCCTTGA
- the LOC108338191 gene encoding abscisic acid receptor PYL4: MTCPIQLHRFNHTTDASTAIANGVNCPKPPQTAPSTRRLLPKGSVPEAAARHHTHAVGPGQGCSVVIQAIEAPVSAVWPVVRRFDNPQGYKHFVKSCHVVTGDGIRVGALREVRVVSGLPAVSSTERLEILDDERHVMSFSVIGGDHRLRNYRSVTTLHGDGNGGTVVIESYVVDVPPGNTKEETCVFVDTIVRCNLQSLAQIAENMASQH; the protein is encoded by the coding sequence ATGACTTGCCCTATACAACTCCACCGATTCAACCATACAACCGATGCATCCACCGCCATAGCAAACGGCGTTAACTGTCCCAAGCCACCGCAGACGGCGCCGTCAACGCGACGTCTTTTGCCCAAAGGAAGCGTGCCGGAGGCGGCGGCGCGGCACCACACGCACGCAGTGGGGCCCGGCCAGGGCTGCTCCGTCGTGATTCAGGCGATCGAGGCGCCGGTCTCCGCCGTGTGGCCCGTGGTGCGACGGTTCGACAATCCGCAGGGGTACAAGCATTTCGTGAAGAGCTGCCACGTGGTCACCGGCGACGGCATTCGCGTTGGCGCGCTCCGCGAGGTGCGCGTGGTCTCCGGCCTCCCGGCCGTTTCGAGCACCGAGCGCCTCGAGATCCTTGACGATGAGCGGCACGTGATGAGCTTCAGCGTGATCGGCGGCGACCACCGCCTGAGGAACTATCGGTCTGTGACGACGCTCCACGGTGACGGTAACGGAGGCACGGTTGTGATCGAGTCCTACGTGGTTGACGTACCGCCAGGTAACACTAAGGAGGAGACTTGCGTCTTCGTGGATACAATCGTACGGTGCAATCTGCAGTCCCTCGCTCAGATCGCTGAAAACATGGCAAGTCAACACTGA